The genomic region ccccccccccccgcgcgaCTGGACTCGCTGGCCCAAAGGCCAGTCTCGGCCCGCTCACTCGCGAACGCGCCCCACGCGGAGCGCTTGCAATCCGTGTCAGTCAGGGTGGGCCCCGCTGTCAGCGGGTTGTCGGCCACCCAGATGAAGTCCAACGGCTATTTTTGCAATCCAATGGTTGCGTTTCAAGGACTattggttgatccaacggtccaaattcaaatttgattgtttaaaatatgttattttaaaatacattgaatccaatagctgagatcaaatataatcaaatctaacggtaaaaaaaaagatctaacggcccaaatttaaatctaacggttaaaataattaaaaaaaattatttaactcaaaattcacccaaaaactctataaatacctatgtatttgttcaaacatccacacaaaactcaaatttctcttacaattcttccaatttatctttctaccatttctttccatttccaaattgttcaacatggcaagagagcatattagaggtcgtaattggacttgtgaggaagatgttgctttatgcttggcatgggtttctgttagcgaagatggtgcagttggcactaatcaaaataagaaggttttgtgggataaaatcattgcaaagtttcaagaaaactgCAATGGTAGCAGGCgggatggtggtggtgtttatgatcggtggaagactatcaacaaagcatgcactttatggaagggaagcttggagagagccgtGGTTGGCATGGCTAGTGGGAGGAGCGCcatagaaattgtgagttttgttcttgatattttatttgtcatgtacataatattatgttgcaactaattatttttatgtattttttgcatagggtgacaaagcaatggtgCCCATCCATTGACAACATTATCGAATAAAGGAGAAGACCAAAGAACGTTGATATCGTTGTTTGATCCAGGAGCGCCgaagaaagcatgccaaatccatgtgtcgTAAGACGCCACAGCCTTGAGCACGATGGTTGGCTTGTCATGATGGCCCTTGAATTGGCCAGCCCAACCAGTAGGACAATTCTTCCACTCCCAATGCATACAATCGAGACTTCctatcatgccagggaagcctcttTTTTCTGCCTTGCGTAGAAGCCTCTTCAATTCTGCACGATTTGGGTTGCGGAGGTATGTGGCTCCATATATGCCTTCAATTGCCTTACAGAAGCGCTTCAGGTTCTCAATAGCAGTACTTTCTGCAAGGCGGCAATACTCGTCAGTTGAGTCTGCAGAGCATCTATTAGCTAGCATGCGAAAAGCAGATGTGagcttctgatgaggtgatagACCTTGTCGGCCTGTGGCATCTACCATCCGTTCAAAGTAGTGGTCATGATTGACAACTGCATTCAAGATGCTTTCAAAAAACTCTCTCCTCATCCGAAACCGCCTCCGAAAATCATGAGCAGGAAATCTCGGACGCTCgatgaaataatctttcatcattCGATCATGACACTCTTCTCTATCACGCTGCACATATGAACGCCCCGTGACAGAACCACGATGGCTAGATTCGCCATCATCCGTAGATTGCATAAACAAGTTGATAAGTTCAACTTCAGCATTGAACAATTTTGCATCCTCAATCTCCATCCTTGCTTGGTATTGTGCCATCTGCATTGCCATACTACGCCTTCTTCTATCacccattgatgagatattgaggatttttaggaaacaaaaactctttgaaagttgaaatatgggtgaatatagaggatgattgaaggttgaaaggttgtgtgatcaacaaatattggacatatgtttatatagaggatgatttcTGAAAGTTTGGTGGTGAAtggttggtgaaagttgaaagtttggtgtttatatagttggtgaaagttgaaagtttggtcTTCAacggttggtgaattgaaaatttggtgttgaaaggttggtgaattgaaagtttAGCCTAGGGTTGAAAGATTGGTAAAAGTTGACGGCTTGCTTTGTGggaaatttagtgatttttcaatatttatcggaatttaaatttttttagattcaaatgtttataaaat from Pyrus communis chromosome 9, drPyrComm1.1, whole genome shotgun sequence harbors:
- the LOC137744378 gene encoding uncharacterized protein, producing MGDRRRRSMAMQMAQYQARMEIEDAKLFNAEVELINLFMQSTDDGESSHRGSVTGRSYVQRDREECHDRMMKDYFIERPRFPAHDFRRRFRMRREFFESILNAVVNHDHYFERMVDATGRQGLSPHQKLTSAFRMLANRCSADSTDEYCRLAESTAIENLKRFCKAIEGIYGATYLRNPNRAELKRLLRKAEKRGFPGMIGSLDCMHWEWKNCPTGWAGQFKGHHDKPTIVLKAVASYDTWIWHAFFGAPGSNNDINVLWSSPLFDNVVNGWAPLLCHPMQKIHKNN